The Vitis vinifera cultivar Pinot Noir 40024 chromosome 3, ASM3070453v1 region tttatcaaacttatttaatctacttaacaacttaaattaagttattaaatcaaattaagttattaagttgatttatcaaacactctcACAATAGTTGAAGATAAATGGTCGCACTATATATGTCCTACTCCATTTTTTTGACATAATATGTCCTACTCCATACGACTTCCTTGTTAGTTACGCCATTTTCATATTCATATGCCATGCCATAGGCCCATAGTCCTTTTCATGCATAAGGGTCTGCTATTATATTCATGGGATAGGCTTGGTGAAAGCGAATGTTCTAAGTGACCTTGATTTGTTAGGAAAGTGTTCAccaatcaattttcctaaaaagaaaatatgtaaATTATAAAGTTACGATTCGAAAATATAACCTTCTACTAAACAAAGTTCTAATAgcatattaaattataaatttttctaaaagtttaaacttaAAAGATTTGAGCTCACAACATATATCATGTTCTTTACCAAAAAATTCAACTGCTATGACCCATTAGGTGTGTGATTGACTCATTGTTGTGTACATCAAAATTGAGTGTAAGACAAGTGATccttcataatttatttattttttatatatccaAATACAATGATTTTCCTTGAATGTGTTTCTAATGAAAGCCCATTAACAAAAAAAAGCTATTAACTTTGTTCCGAAAAAGCTCTTATTTACTCATATTTAATGAGACATATATTTAACAACCATGACCTCATATTTATGACTCATTTTTATACtgaatattttaaagttatcttatatatttataatactttaagtATGAATGtctaataaacaaattaattgcttaaaattaatcaaaatatatattaattaaaataataatgataaatattaattacaatcgatgaagataaatatgttaatttgataatttaaaataaattttataaaaaaaattttaacacttaaaataaaaaataagtaataagttttaaattaataacttaagaataatttaacttaaaatcaacttaagtcattaagtaataagcgTCATTGAGTCGATTCAAAAGCAAAACCTGGCCGGTACAAGCTTTTATTAAATCATCATAATACAATTCACACTCCACACTTCAATACTACTTCACACCATTACTCATACAAACCTGAAACATCGATCTTACTTCTTAGTTCTTACATGTGGCTAGCTTCAGTGCTGATCAACTTATGTGAAAGGCATACATAGACCACTTGTACCTGCTTCAATTATACATGGCTTTCCCTTAGTGGTTATAAACAGAGAGATTTGGCCTTGGTTCAAAGTCATTAACAAATGACTTGTCTCCCTTTGAAGCAACTTCATCGTCATGGTATACTGAGAGGTTAGGCCCGGGCTCAAAGTCCTTAACAAATGATTTTTCTTCTCCAACTTTACTGTCATCATGGTAAGCCGAGACATTGGGTCTGGGTTCAAAGTCCTCGGCAAAAGCCTTCTCTACTTTCTGCTCAAAATCCTTTAGAAGCTGATCGGCCTGCTCGTTACTTGCCTCCGTAGCTGTATGGCAGTTGGGGTTCTTGGCGGAGAGAACGCCTTCGATGGCCTTGGGCATGGGCTGATCCTTCATGGCATCTTTCCAATACTCCCCAGGGTCCTTTCTTGCAGCTATTGTGTTGCCAACCTGCTCAGAGAAGAGGGAAATATATTAGAACTCGCTGCTACAGAACTAGTATAAACCATATGAAGTCATATCTAAGATCGAGGCCTTGATTTTTCTTGGCCTATAAGAAATGAAGATTACCAAGACAAGTGAGAGAATAACAAACAAAGCGAAGGAAGACTCCATGTTCTCAATCAATTAAACACTTAGGTTACCACTGTGTGATTTGCATCAAGGCTGCTCTTACTATTTATACACAGAAAAagtacaagaaaacaaaaaatgttaattaaggATTTGAAAATTTACTATTCCACGTTGATGATGAATAATGCAGGATGATATTAATAATGCCTTTGTGATCAAAACATTTTCACattgagataaaaaataaaaaaaaatagttttactATAGAACTGAACCTCTTTTTGGAACATACCGATAAGACATTAGTACCAATATGGGTTCCTTGCTTTTGTTTCCAAGTCTCACTCATTCGTATCAAATATGAGATCCCATCATTTCTTATCTTGATCTTATCTCTTTGTATCTTAATTAATTCCAATCGAGATGAAAGATAAGGTCTTATTACAATATTGAAtgacatttttgtttaaaataatcttACGAGCACAAATAGGGTTTCATGTCTTTATTTTCAAGCTCTCATTCATTTGTATCATATATGAGATCTCATTATTTTGTATCTTGATTCCATCTGTTATTCTCGAAAAACTATTGTCTAGGAGGGTAACACTCAAAGGGGATTGAATGggtatatttaaaaatattatgataaaagagtttacatcaaatatttaacaaagGACAATTAAGTTATTGTTTAAAAAGATtcataaatcataataaaaaaaaacaaaaaacaaaactgtCCACAATCATATTTGTGTGATTTTGTTAACTGATATGAATGTGGTTCCACCAATTTCGTAATAGTGGGGTTATTGCTTCGACAACATGATCCTATCTCAGCTAATAGCATTTAAGAGATACAATACTGTTGTGTCCATTCGAGGATGGAAAGTAGCATTTTTGAAATGGAAGAGAGATTTTCCATGATCGTcaaccacatttttttttaagcccATTTCCCTTTCTCCGCCCCCACTTACTATTTTCATGATTGCTTTCGTTAATAATGGAAGAGAGATTTTCCATGATCGTCTTGTTTTCTAGCATATAGGGTTGTCATGCCCTTCAGCTTTTTCGTTTCCTTCCATATGGACCATACCTAAACGAGACAAGAGAATCCCAagcaaaaaatattataaaggtTGTTGGTATGTTGTAAGTTTGTAACATCTCAAACAATAACATACCATGGTGGTATGGTACAATCTTCTAGTGAGATTAACAAACATTTAtatttacaacaaaaataaaaaagttaaaattttatattataagaatattttagaaagattataatataatttgaagtTTCTGAAATCAAAATTTCTCAGATTCACATTGATTAGGTTTTCTTAtgtgtttttaataatatgcaAAAGTATAAatgtgtaaaaaataaaattaagttgaatTTTATAGTAACCTCTGctaaaaagtgaaaagaaaaaagataacttCTCACGTCTATTCTATCATATTCATGGGTAGACTTGGTAAAGACCAATGCTCTAACTAACCATAATTTGCTAGAAAAGTTCGAGCCAAAACCCTATTTAAGCATTATATTATATGATTAATTCAATGTTGTGTAGACAGTTTATgatggtatttgttttttaatttaatgttaaatacaatttgctttcaaattttagatcgtttgtttttaactttttttatttacttgttacttattttttaaaaatttttattgaatagaaaaagtcaaaatatttaattttttgttaaatgataaaaatatctttttgaaACAACCAAAACACAATTTCAACGCATCCTTCACCCTTTTAATACGAAatatttaacataaataaaataataaaaagaataactaaatatttaatagtattaagttgtatttaaaattaagttaaattaaattttatttagatttaagtgaaaacaaacaaacaccatctaagaGCATGACAAACCCAAGTAATGTTGAAACATTTCTCTTAAGAATTTTTCAACTAATTGTTCAAAATATTCAGGCTAAAGCCCTCTATGAGGCTAGATATGTGACCAACCCTTTGCTTTCATGCAAACCAAGGTCCCCACGTAATGCTAAAATATTACCTGTAGGAAACGAGCTCTCAAACCAAATTTTCTACATAGAATATTGGCACCAGGCCAACTTTAGGATCAAGTGGATCAGAATCAGATTAtgttatttttccttatttctaATCCATCATTTGCTCAAGGACAAGAGCTCAACTTTCCTCTTAGATTTCATAGGAATGATTTTGGATCGAgggaatgaagaaaaatattaaggctatgtttggctttcagaaaatttgagggaaaatgcaaagaaaataaaatataaagaaaaagtaaaagaaaataaaagtgaaggaaaataaaaaataaatgaaaagtcaataaagtatttttatttgctattttaaactcattttacttattttaactcaacgatttaaaaattaaataatttaaaaatatataagtttttaaccaattttaattatattttattttctttgatattttttataagacaatcaaacatgaaaaaaattattttttttatagtttttttcttttcttagtatttttcaagaaccaaacataacaggAAATCCAATCTcgtgttattaaaaataacaaataaataaataaaataaaagtgtttgtttgataaaccaatttgataacttaattgaaatcattaaataaattaagcgcatttggtaaaataacttaaaagtatgacttaaagttaataccaactttaagtaataagtaaaaataatcaatttattattaagttcacatctttattttatatttttatcctcatttaccttaattattcacatctttattttatatttttatcatcatttaccTTAATTATCTCTACAATCTCATTTGATGTTCCATGACCTCCACTGTTATTTAACCTCCTTcactctaattataatttataaggatgaatatatcaatttaataatttaaaatatattttaaattaattttatcaaacaacctttataccaataataagtaaaaattgagtaataaattttaagttaacaatttaagtataatttaacttgaattcaacttaaataataagtattaagttttacgctctctaaataatcaatatatttcttaatttccttctattttttccttttatttattttccctcaaacattttaaaattcaaatgtcACATGaatagttgtttttatttaccAATGGCTTTCCTAAAGAAATGCGTGGACCCATAATTTCTTGGGCTGTCCATTTACTCAAGAGTCAAGAAATATTCTTGAAGATTTGATGGCTTGTCAACCTTATTTTACTGCCCTGTTTTTTCTACGTGTTTGCACGCTCAATATTTTAGTAACGTGTTAACATAAGGGCAATTAAAAAATGCTTCTAAATCTTGTGGAAATCTAGGTAAAATCTTCAACAATCTtcatttatcattaaaaaaaaatagtaaaaacttCTGTATAAAATAACAATATAGAAACTCTTACATTATCCTatcaaaataagtttttatgaatttttgtattttatataaaagttatt contains the following coding sequences:
- the LOC100852930 gene encoding organ-specific protein P4 — translated: MESSFALFVILSLVLVGNTIAARKDPGEYWKDAMKDQPMPKAIEGVLSAKNPNCHTATEASNEQADQLLKDFEQKVEKAFAEDFEPRPNVSAYHDDSKVGEEKSFVKDFEPGPNLSVYHDDEVASKGDKSFVNDFEPRPNLSVYNH